The following coding sequences lie in one Musa acuminata AAA Group cultivar baxijiao chromosome BXJ1-8, Cavendish_Baxijiao_AAA, whole genome shotgun sequence genomic window:
- the LOC135587755 gene encoding transcription factor MYB62-like: protein MEVRRGPWTLEEDTLLTHYIACHGEGRWNLLARCSGLKRTGKSCRLRWLNYLKPDIKRGNLSQEEQLLILELHSKWGNRWSRIAQHLPGRTDNEIKNYWRTRVQKQARQMKVDANSTMFRDALRCHWTPRLLEKIGSSQTMQNPVANTNAPTTDQAQLTSYSTVLPQVPVAMSDPNSVTLDQFSSIISSMNNAYDLDAWGLTPMPASDHHTVANNDCSSDVGDDLWCVDELHDMFKSYLSGEETEFPFC, encoded by the exons ATGGAGGTAAGGAGGGGGCCTTGGACTCTCGAGGAGGACACACTCCTCACCCACTACATTGCTTGCCATGGCGAAGGTCGTTGGAATCTCCTCGCCAGGTGCTCCG GCTTGAAGAGAACCGGCAAGAGTTGTCGGCTGAGGTGGTTGAATTACCTGAAGCCCGATATAAAGCGAGGTAATCTCTCCCAGGAAGAGCAGCTCCTAATCCTCGAACTCCACTCCAAGTGGGGGAATAG GTGGTCGAGAATTGCGCAACATCTACCGGGTAGAacagacaacgagatcaagaactactggaggacTCGAGTGCAGAAGCAGGCGAGGCAGATGAAGGTTGATGCCAACAGCACCATGTTCCGGGATGCCCTCCGGTGCCACTGGACGCCAAGGTTGCTTGAGAAGATAGGCTCTTCTCAGACCATGCAAAACCCCGTTGCCAACACCAACGCTCCAACAACCGATCAAGCTCAGTTAACATCCTATTCCACCGTGCTTCCTCAAGTTCCAGTTGCTATGTCCGATCCCAACAGCGTCACCTTGGATCAATTCTCCAGTATCATTAGCTCCATGAACAATGCTTATGATCTAGACGCCTGGGGCCTAACACCCATGCCGGCATCAGATCATCACACTGTGGCTAACAATGATTGCAGCAGCGATGTTGGGGATGACTTGTGGTGCGTGGATGAATTGCATGACATGTTCAAAAGCTACTTGAGTGGAGAAGAAACTGAGTTCCCTTTTTGCTAA